Part of the Bacteroidales bacterium genome is shown below.
TGAATCTTCACTCAAAATCTTGAAAGCAGTATTAATACTGGTCAGTGGATCTACTTTTTCCTGTAGAAGGGCAATTGTTGTCAGTTCCCTGGTGTCGGCACTGCTTTTTTTATTAAGATAGTAGCGAATACCTGCTGCCACAATAATGAGAAACATCACTGCAACTATGCTAGTCAGACGCTTTAATGCTCTCTGCTGTGACTTTAATTTTTCCTTGCTATCATTTATAAACTGTGCTAAAGAAGGTGACAAAAAAAGCCTCTTCTCGTAGGTCGAAATATAATCCAGGTCGTCCTGAGTAAGATATGTTTTCCTGCTGTTAAAAGCCTGGTATGCATTCTCAATGAAGAGCCTGACTTCTAAAAGCTCTTTATCTATCAGAGTAAATGTCTCGTAGATCTTAGCAGCCAGAGCGTCATGCCTTAGCTCGAAATGGCCGGCATCATCTCTCTCTCTTAAAATGCGGAGATCAACGAATTTAGTCAGATATTTTAAAAGGACTGGTTCACTTATAATCATTCCAAAAGTTCCAATAGTGGACAATATTTCTGACTCGTCCATCGGTCTCTTGGTTCCTTTTATTGAGACAAATGATTTCAATACAGATGTTGCAGTATCAGGATCATCCATTTCCCCTATCTGCTCTTCAAGAAACTGGCCAAGCAGGTCGGAGACACTGCCTGCTTTTGAAAGAAGGTCTTTGGAGAATCTGAGGGTGCCGGGTACTGGATGCCCGGTGCTAGGTGCAGGGTGCTGGGTACTGGGTGCTTGTTCAGCATTTACACTTAAACGGAAGATACGATCCAGGTAGATCTGAAGGAAGGTTAGCTCAATCTCATTGCCTGCAGGACAAAGCTTATCGATCAGGTCTTCGGAGAATCCTTCTTCTGTTTCAATGTTATGAACCTTGCACGGACCTTCAATAGCACTTATTGCATTTGCACGTTTCATTTTCTCGACCCTGAAACGGTTGGTGAAGATATCCGGAAGTTCTGCTTCGAACTCTGTCATCGAGGCAAGGAACTCTTCCCTTATGATAAAGATAATCCTGCAATGTATATCCGATTCAGTTATTTCCTTAACAATCTTTATGAAGCCAGATCTCTCCTCATGGCTGCCAAAGATGAAAAGCTCTTCAAACTGGTCGAAGATGAGATAGACCGGTTTAAAATGGTCGAGGTATATTGACTGTAGCTTTTCAGCAACAGACATGCTTTTTTTGAATGGTCTTATTGCCTGTTTATTAAAGGCTTCACTCAGGCTATCGACGATATTGTTTCCGCGTCTTACATTAACCGGAAGCCAGTCGCTGTCATCGAATCGTGAAGCCAGCCCGCAATTTATAAGTGATGATTTCCCTGTTCCCGAAACACCATAAACAAGAAGAATTTTGCTCTCAAAAACACTTCTGTAAAGATCAGTTATCTCCTGATCACGACCGAAGAAGATCTCACGGTCTTCGCGGGTGTAGCTGTCGAGGAATTTGAAAGGGGAGTTAAGCATTGCATTTAAAATGTAATATGTATTATAGGCGATGGGCGATGGGTGAATACTCAAACCTCTATGCCGCCAATTGCCAACATTAATTCACGATACTCCTCAAGCAATATTCCATAATTGCTTAATGATCTCAGATCGCACTTTTCTGTAACCTCCGTTCCAACATACATAAGGTGCCCGTCACGGTATTTTGTGTACATAAAGATGTCTTTCCTCAGGTTAAATTTCTCTTTTGCATCACTTGTTTCCGCATTTGTGTCAATTACAAGAGGAGACAGACTCAGATAGTCATCGAATGATTTAATTGATTTCATGAGCAATACGGAATGACTGTCGGAGAATTTAACCTCATCGATTTCCTGTCCCTTGAAATCAGAATCTGAACTGTTAAGCAGGTCAATAACATGATGGAACTTAGCTTCATGGATACGTGGTTTAATTACTTTAATATCCCTGACAGAAACAAGCCTGTAGTTTGCAAAAAATGCAATACGCTCAAGGATCATTGTCAGCTTTTCCTCATATTCTACGCATCTTTTTTCAATTTCACGTTCATCAAGGTTAATCTGATAATGCCCAATTTCGTTCCTTTCCGGTACCCAGAAATCGAGAGCTGCAAAAAACTTCTTATCAAACTGATCATTCATTTCTGTTAGAAACCATTTCAGGTTTTGTTCAGTATAATTCGATGCGAGAGTCCTGATCAGCCAGCAGAAATTTCCCATTGTAAGAACAGCAAATCTTGAGGCAAATTCTTTTTTTACCGAATCGGAAAGTGAGACTTTTTTACTAATAATATCATACCATACCTGGCATACCATTACAAAGCTTACAAACTGCATCGATCTTTCAATAGTCTTGAAGATCTGATCAAGTCTTAGCTTTCCGGGTTGCCTCATAGAACCCGAGAAGAGTCTCCGCAGCTCAACACCTACAGGCCATGGAAAATTCTTGATCACCAGATCACCAACTATCCGGTAATCAATCTCTTCATCATCATCTTTGTCAGGCAGATACTTTGAAAGGAAGGTTTATTTTTCACCATTTCGGCAAATACCTTCATTATCAGATTTTCGTTTATTTCAGCCATCAGCAAGTTCTATTAAACTACAAAACCGCATTGCCGGATTTGAACCTTTACAGGGGTAATGACTTATATAACAAGTCTTATAATGCTTTTCTTAATTTTTAGGTTCAGGAGCTATATAGAGAACATCCTCCTTCATTTTGACAGTGTTGCTTTTATGATTTGAGATTACTATTCCCAAAGTGATCAGAAGGGCAAGTATCAACAGCAACAGGAAAGGTCCGCTTTTGATTAATTCCAGAATAAAATAGTCCTTTTTCATGTCCGGAAGAGCCTAAAATTTATACTCCAAAGTACAATAGCTAACCAAAGTTAATAAACTTCCGGAACAAATACATATTTACTTTTCAAAATGTTTTGAACCAGATATACTTATGATACATGCTCAACTAAACAGGCTTAGGATACCGGTTTCATCCAGACAAGCTGGGCATCAATGTTTTTGGAAAGTTTATAGGTCCGTATATGTTTCTGTAAAGGTTCTCCGATTATTTCGATCTTACTCAGATCAGCAATTCCAGGTCCTGTCTGTGCACAAAAATTCAGCCAGCCAACCTTGGTATAATCGATTCCCATGAGTTCTATTCCTACCCTGTCGGCTGCCAGCCAGTCAGTACTGACCACGCATACCCTGTGATCAACAGGTGTACCACTATTAGGTCCGTTACCTTCCATCCCCTCAAAGCCGTCAATAATGGCAAGATGAGGATGCAGATGTTTAGACATGGCGTAAAGGTTATAGTTTATGCCGCGGAATCCGCTTCCATGCACAATAGGCTTATCATTAACCGAACCGGGCTTCCGGGAAGAGTTCCAGGTAAAGCCAATGTCTTTAACAGGTGCACCAAAGACAATGTTTTTAAGCGACAATGTAGCAACTGCTCTGTCGTGTGTTTTCATTCTGGCTACAGAAACAATATATGAATCAGGATCGAGAAGTACATGTGAGACCCTCACCGGATGTGGCCTGAAATCCTTCTCATCAAAAACATGAAGGATATCAATTGCTTCCTGATCAAGATCAACAAGTTTTACCGGGTATTTTGATAAAAGTTTCATGTAGCCGTAGTTGCTGAAACCATCCAGGGTAGGTCCGTTAGCTGCCGATTCTGCAATAATCACATTATTCACTTTTCCTATTGACTTCAGAAACTCAAGCACTCCTTCAAGAGTATCAACATGCGTTGCACATAGGGGGATCTCGATTGAAACATTATTAGGCTTAAGAACAACCCTTTTCTTTCCGATTGCAGCTTTGATTTCCTTTGAAAAAGGCTGAAGGGCTCTGAATACAAGATCAG
Proteins encoded:
- a CDS encoding DUF362 domain-containing protein; translated protein: MTTFSRRNFLKTSLYGGVAVATINPFDTIGSLVNQQQMSSRVALTTGDNRADLVFRALQPFSKEIKAAIGKKRVVLKPNNVSIEIPLCATHVDTLEGVLEFLKSIGKVNNVIIAESAANGPTLDGFSNYGYMKLLSKYPVKLVDLDQEAIDILHVFDEKDFRPHPVRVSHVLLDPDSYIVSVARMKTHDRAVATLSLKNIVFGAPVKDIGFTWNSSRKPGSVNDKPIVHGSGFRGINYNLYAMSKHLHPHLAIIDGFEGMEGNGPNSGTPVDHRVCVVSTDWLAADRVGIELMGIDYTKVGWLNFCAQTGPGIADLSKIEIIGEPLQKHIRTYKLSKNIDAQLVWMKPVS